The following are encoded together in the Thalassolituus oleivorans MIL-1 genome:
- the queA gene encoding tRNA preQ1(34) S-adenosylmethionine ribosyltransferase-isomerase QueA — protein sequence MKTRDFHFDLPDELIARYSMPERSSSRLLVLNPTDGQCSDYIFRDLEQMLNPSDLLVFNNTRVIPARLFGEKVSGGKLEALIERVLNEHEALAHVRSSRSPKPGQIIILGGVKVEIVGREGALFHLRFLDDRPLFEILDAVGHMPLPPYMERADTEEDRERYQTVYAKAPGAVAAPTAGLHFDEPLLERLRNKGVQFAYVTLHVGAGTFQPVKVDNVLEHEMHAEYIEVTQEVVDAVKATRAAGKRVVAVGTTSVRSLESASQNGEIAPYAADSRIFIYPGYRFRSVDAMITNFHLPESTLIMLVSAFAGRDNTMGAYAHAVANKYRFYSYGDAMFLPCSAPVPAEFQQDAQ from the coding sequence ATGAAAACCAGAGATTTCCATTTCGATCTGCCTGACGAGCTGATTGCCAGATACTCCATGCCCGAGCGCAGTTCCTCGCGACTCTTGGTACTCAATCCCACGGACGGGCAGTGTAGCGATTATATTTTTCGCGATCTTGAGCAGATGTTGAATCCGAGTGATTTGTTGGTATTCAACAACACGCGCGTGATTCCCGCTCGGTTATTTGGCGAAAAAGTCAGTGGCGGTAAGTTAGAGGCGCTGATTGAACGGGTTCTAAATGAACACGAAGCGTTAGCTCATGTTCGTTCGTCGCGGTCGCCGAAACCCGGACAAATTATTATTTTAGGCGGCGTTAAAGTTGAGATCGTTGGTCGTGAAGGTGCACTTTTTCATCTACGTTTTCTTGATGATCGTCCACTGTTCGAGATTTTAGATGCGGTTGGTCATATGCCTTTACCGCCTTACATGGAGCGAGCCGATACGGAAGAAGACCGTGAGCGTTATCAAACCGTCTATGCCAAGGCACCGGGAGCAGTTGCCGCACCGACGGCAGGCTTACATTTTGATGAGCCATTGTTAGAGCGTTTGCGTAACAAGGGCGTACAGTTTGCCTATGTGACTTTGCACGTAGGTGCTGGGACATTTCAGCCCGTGAAAGTAGACAATGTGCTTGAGCATGAAATGCACGCTGAGTACATCGAAGTGACCCAGGAGGTGGTCGATGCCGTTAAGGCGACTCGTGCGGCAGGAAAGCGTGTTGTGGCCGTAGGTACAACTTCGGTACGTAGTTTAGAGAGCGCAAGTCAGAACGGCGAGATAGCGCCGTACGCGGCGGACAGTCGCATATTTATTTATCCGGGTTATCGCTTCCGCAGCGTTGATGCCATGATTACCAATTTTCATTTGCCTGAATCAACACTGATTATGCTGGTATCGGCGTTTGCCGGCCGTGATAACACTATGGGCGCCTATGCGCACGCAGTGGCCAACAAATACCGCTTTTACAGTTATGGCGATGCTATGTTTTTGCCTTGCTCGGCACCTGTGCCGGCTGAATTCCAACAGGATGCCCAATGA
- the tgt gene encoding tRNA guanosine(34) transglycosylase Tgt: protein MQFDLHHQETEGSFARRGTLRFPRGEVQTPAFMPVGTYGSVKGLNPDQVEDLGAEIILGNTFHLMLRPGTEVVKAHGDLHDFIGWDKPILTDSGGFQVFSLGDMRKITEEGVTFASPVNGDKVLMTPESSMQVQRDLGSDVVMIFDECTPYPATEKEAADSMRLSLRWAKRSKDAHGDNPSALFGIIQGGMYESLRDESLAGLLDIGFDGYAVGGLSVGEPKPDMMRVLRHIAPQMPVDKPRYLMGVGKPEDLVEGVRRGIDMFDCVMPTRNARNGHLFTHTGVVKLRNAANRSDTGPIDPECDCYTCKSYSRAYLHHLDRCREILGATLNSIHNLHYYQTLMAGLRRSLEEGTFAEFVNDFYAKRGKTTPSLDQHTDQLQESAE, encoded by the coding sequence ATGCAGTTCGATTTACACCATCAGGAAACAGAGGGTAGCTTTGCTCGCCGTGGCACCTTGCGTTTTCCGCGTGGAGAAGTGCAGACACCAGCGTTTATGCCGGTAGGAACTTATGGTTCGGTCAAAGGCTTAAATCCAGATCAAGTTGAGGATTTGGGTGCCGAAATCATTCTTGGTAATACCTTTCATTTGATGTTACGTCCTGGTACTGAAGTCGTTAAAGCACACGGTGACTTACATGATTTTATTGGTTGGGATAAACCGATATTAACCGACTCCGGCGGTTTTCAAGTATTCAGTTTGGGCGACATGCGCAAGATTACCGAAGAGGGCGTTACCTTTGCTTCCCCAGTCAATGGCGACAAGGTACTAATGACCCCAGAAAGCTCAATGCAGGTTCAGCGCGATCTTGGCTCTGACGTTGTAATGATCTTTGATGAATGCACGCCATATCCTGCGACTGAAAAAGAAGCGGCAGATTCTATGCGCCTGTCACTCCGTTGGGCAAAGCGTTCGAAGGATGCACATGGCGACAATCCATCAGCGTTATTTGGCATTATCCAAGGTGGTATGTACGAATCGCTACGTGATGAATCGCTGGCGGGCTTGTTAGATATCGGTTTCGATGGCTATGCGGTTGGTGGCCTTAGTGTCGGTGAGCCGAAACCCGATATGATGAGAGTGCTGCGTCATATTGCTCCTCAGATGCCAGTAGATAAGCCACGTTACTTGATGGGCGTTGGTAAGCCAGAAGACTTGGTTGAGGGGGTTCGCCGCGGTATCGACATGTTCGATTGCGTGATGCCGACTCGTAATGCGCGCAACGGACACCTGTTTACCCACACGGGTGTTGTAAAGTTACGTAATGCTGCCAACCGTTCTGATACCGGTCCAATCGATCCTGAATGCGATTGCTACACCTGTAAGTCCTACAGTCGCGCGTATTTGCATCATCTAGATCGTTGTCGAGAGATATTAGGTGCAACGCTCAATAGTATTCATAACCTGCATTACTACCAGACCTTGATGGCCGGTTTGCGCCGCTCGTTGGAAGAGGGTACATTTGCCGAGTTTGTTAACGACTTCTATGCCAAACGCGGCAAAACGACGCCGTCTTTGGATCAGCATACCGACCAACTTCAAGAGTCTGCTGAGTAA
- the yajC gene encoding preprotein translocase subunit YajC has translation MKVILAAMALLASGAALAEGPAVSQDPMGMTGQLVFLGGFLVIFYFLLWRPQSKRQKEHKNLMGNLAAGDEVITAGGMLGKVIKVTEEYVVIEVAANIQFPVQKVAVTAVLPKGTIKEVKA, from the coding sequence ATGAAAGTAATTTTGGCAGCAATGGCCCTGTTGGCGTCTGGTGCAGCATTAGCAGAAGGTCCGGCTGTATCTCAAGACCCTATGGGTATGACAGGTCAGTTGGTTTTCCTCGGTGGTTTTTTAGTTATTTTCTACTTCTTGTTGTGGCGTCCACAAAGCAAGCGTCAGAAAGAACATAAAAATCTGATGGGTAATTTGGCTGCTGGCGATGAAGTCATTACTGCTGGCGGTATGCTGGGTAAAGTGATTAAGGTAACTGAAGAATATGTCGTCATCGAAGTGGCTGCCAATATTCAGTTCCCAGTGCAAAAAGTAGCAGTAACTGCAGTGCTTCCAAAAGGCACTATCAAAGAGGTTAAGGCGTAA
- the secD gene encoding protein translocase subunit SecD has protein sequence MLNKYPLWKNLLIVVVLVLSVIYAAPNLYPPDPAIQITPSRSGAELTEETLSRVHKSLDDAGIEFFGEEQNGQTALLRLRSSDAQLPAKSAVQRVIGDEFIVALNLAPTTPQWLIDLGAGPMTLGLDLSGGVHFLMEVDMDEYVTGKINNYRQELRTRLREENIKYRRVVVEDKTLRLSFDAAEVRGDARNFIAKSYREFVITDEQEGQYFDLLLTINEQQIKSFEDYALKQNLTTIRNRVNELGVAEPLVQRQGRNRIVVELPGVQDTAEAKKILGKAANLEFRLEALPGVSRFQTEEYPFRADEYRTAKLEKTVITNGDSVTNAKPSFDENGMPQVNIDLDAKGGAMMTQVTAKAIQRRMAVLFVERKPKTTYELVDGVEQPKTIQITEKSIISLATIQSTLGNSFRITGLESGEASELSLLLRAGALAAPMYFVEERTVGPSLGKENIQMGVQSVVIGLGLVLLAMTVFYRVFGIVANIALLANIVVLVALMSIIGATLTLPGIAGIVLTVGMAVDANVLIFARIREEMKNGRSPQQAIHEGYDRAFLTIFDANLTTLIVAVILFAVGTGPVKGFAVTLSFGILTSMFTAIVVTRAIVNLIYGGRRVESLSIGGKV, from the coding sequence ATGCTCAATAAATACCCGTTGTGGAAAAACCTCCTGATAGTGGTGGTGTTGGTTCTATCCGTTATTTATGCCGCACCAAACCTATATCCGCCAGATCCAGCGATTCAAATTACGCCGTCGCGATCCGGTGCTGAATTAACTGAAGAAACCTTATCGCGTGTTCACAAGTCACTAGACGACGCCGGAATTGAGTTTTTTGGTGAAGAGCAAAACGGCCAAACTGCGCTGTTGCGATTGCGCTCTTCTGATGCGCAACTACCCGCTAAATCCGCTGTGCAGCGTGTCATTGGTGATGAATTCATTGTTGCTTTGAACTTGGCGCCAACGACACCTCAGTGGCTGATTGATTTGGGCGCAGGTCCAATGACGCTAGGTCTAGATTTGAGTGGTGGTGTTCACTTTCTAATGGAAGTGGATATGGACGAATATGTGACTGGCAAGATTAACAATTATCGCCAAGAACTGCGTACTCGCTTGCGTGAAGAAAATATCAAATATCGCCGCGTCGTGGTTGAAGACAAGACCTTACGTTTGAGTTTTGATGCGGCGGAAGTGCGCGGCGATGCGCGTAACTTTATTGCTAAGTCATATCGTGAATTTGTGATTACGGACGAGCAAGAAGGGCAATACTTTGATTTATTGCTGACCATTAATGAACAGCAGATCAAGTCGTTTGAAGATTATGCATTGAAGCAAAACTTAACCACTATCCGCAATCGTGTGAATGAGTTGGGCGTTGCTGAGCCTTTGGTCCAGCGTCAGGGTCGTAATCGCATCGTGGTTGAATTACCGGGTGTACAGGATACAGCTGAAGCGAAAAAGATTTTAGGCAAGGCAGCCAACCTTGAATTCCGTTTGGAAGCTCTGCCAGGTGTGAGTCGCTTTCAAACAGAGGAATATCCATTCCGCGCGGATGAGTATCGTACGGCTAAGTTAGAGAAAACGGTCATCACTAACGGTGATAGCGTAACGAATGCTAAGCCATCGTTTGATGAAAACGGTATGCCACAGGTGAATATTGATCTCGACGCTAAAGGCGGCGCGATGATGACACAGGTAACTGCTAAGGCGATTCAGCGTCGTATGGCCGTGTTGTTCGTCGAGCGTAAGCCGAAAACAACGTACGAGTTGGTTGACGGTGTAGAGCAGCCGAAAACAATTCAAATTACAGAAAAGTCGATTATCTCCTTGGCCACCATTCAAAGTACTTTGGGCAATAGCTTCCGCATTACGGGCCTAGAATCGGGTGAGGCGTCAGAGTTGTCTTTGTTGCTACGTGCTGGAGCCTTGGCTGCGCCAATGTACTTCGTTGAAGAACGTACTGTGGGGCCGAGCTTAGGTAAAGAAAACATTCAAATGGGCGTTCAGTCGGTAGTTATCGGCTTGGGCCTAGTGCTGTTGGCTATGACTGTCTTCTATCGCGTGTTTGGTATCGTGGCCAATATTGCTTTGCTTGCGAATATTGTAGTTCTAGTGGCGTTGATGTCGATTATTGGTGCCACACTCACGCTACCTGGTATTGCCGGTATCGTATTAACTGTCGGTATGGCAGTGGATGCGAACGTATTGATTTTTGCTCGTATTCGAGAAGAAATGAAAAACGGACGCTCGCCTCAACAAGCGATTCATGAAGGTTATGATCGTGCATTCTTAACGATCTTTGATGCGAACTTAACCACGTTAATTGTAGCGGTGATTCTATTTGCCGTGGGAACGGGTCCGGTGAAAGGTTTTGCGGTTACTTTATCGTTCGGTATTTTGACCTCTATGTTTACAGCGATTGTAGTAACTCGCGCGATTGTTAACCTGATCTATGGTGGCCGTCGTGTTGAGTCACTGTCGATAGGAGGCAAAGTATGA
- the secF gene encoding protein translocase subunit SecF, which produces MKTMNFMKFRHVATILSLTLLVISLAAIAMRGLNLGLDFTGGTLLEVQYETPVPIEGISAVLNNAGYRDVTVQNFGSETDVLVRMSESFRDDLGGEVLGLLQADSTGNQLTLLRSEFVGANVGEELRDQGGMALLLALAVVMIYVAARFQFKFSVGAVMSLFHDVIIIIGMFALFQWEFDLTVMAALLAVIGYSLNDTIVVDDRIRENFRILREGDSTYIINESLTQTLDRTLMTSATTALVVLALMLFGGDMIHNFSVAMMIGLVVGTYSSIYISANILLAMNISREDLMPPELEEIDDRP; this is translated from the coding sequence ATGAAAACGATGAACTTTATGAAGTTTCGCCACGTCGCGACTATTCTATCGTTAACCTTGCTGGTTATTTCTTTAGCCGCTATTGCCATGCGTGGTTTGAATCTAGGTTTGGATTTCACCGGTGGAACCTTGCTGGAAGTACAGTATGAAACGCCTGTGCCAATTGAAGGAATTTCTGCGGTACTGAATAACGCAGGATATCGCGATGTAACCGTGCAGAACTTCGGTTCTGAAACGGATGTGTTGGTGCGGATGTCTGAATCATTTCGTGATGATTTGGGTGGTGAAGTGCTCGGGCTATTACAAGCCGACAGTACGGGCAATCAGTTGACGCTCTTGCGCAGTGAATTTGTGGGTGCGAACGTCGGCGAAGAATTGCGTGACCAAGGCGGTATGGCTTTATTGCTAGCACTTGCTGTCGTCATGATTTACGTTGCAGCGCGCTTTCAGTTTAAGTTTTCGGTCGGTGCGGTGATGTCGTTGTTTCACGACGTTATCATTATCATCGGTATGTTTGCCTTGTTTCAGTGGGAGTTTGACCTGACGGTAATGGCCGCTTTATTGGCTGTTATTGGTTATTCCTTGAACGATACGATCGTTGTTGATGACCGTATTCGTGAGAATTTCCGTATTCTGCGCGAAGGCGATTCAACTTACATCATCAATGAATCATTGACGCAAACCTTAGATCGAACGCTGATGACATCGGCAACTACCGCACTTGTGGTGTTGGCATTGATGTTGTTTGGCGGCGATATGATTCATAACTTCTCAGTGGCCATGATGATCGGTTTGGTTGTTGGTACCTATTCTTCGATCTACATTTCGGCGAATATTTTACTGGCGATGAACATTAGCCGTGAAGATCTGATGCCTCCAGAGTTAGAAGAAATAGACGATCGCCCGTAA
- a CDS encoding 23S rRNA (adenine(2030)-N(6))-methyltransferase RlmJ: MLSYRHSFHAGNFADVLKHQVLVHVLRYMGQKDKPYAYIDTHAGAGVYALSSTHATKNREFDTGIGPLREDQTPELNDYLQTVVQCDEAANKIRTSREGYYPGSPEIARQWMRPYDKGFLYELHPTDFDLLNDHLGRDRRFIVEQSDGFQGLIARLPPQSRRGVVLMDPPYELKSDYDNAISTLVKAHKRFATGVFALWYPVVERERVHRMEAALIKSGIRNIQLFELGIGSDTLEHGMTSSGMIVINPPWTLKAELDKLLPYLASTLSAEGVWRSEVLVQE, translated from the coding sequence TTGCTTAGTTATCGCCATTCGTTTCATGCAGGAAATTTTGCTGATGTACTGAAGCATCAGGTGTTGGTTCATGTGTTGCGTTATATGGGACAGAAAGATAAGCCCTATGCGTACATTGATACCCACGCAGGCGCCGGTGTTTATGCATTGAGTTCGACACACGCGACCAAAAATCGCGAGTTCGATACGGGTATTGGCCCTCTGCGCGAGGATCAAACACCTGAGTTGAATGATTATCTGCAAACGGTGGTGCAGTGTGATGAGGCTGCAAATAAAATTCGAACCAGCCGTGAAGGCTACTATCCAGGATCACCAGAAATAGCCCGTCAATGGATGCGTCCTTATGACAAGGGATTTCTCTATGAGCTGCACCCAACGGATTTCGATTTACTTAATGATCATCTTGGTCGAGATCGACGTTTTATCGTGGAACAAAGCGATGGCTTCCAAGGGCTGATTGCGCGCTTACCGCCGCAAAGCCGCAGAGGCGTGGTTTTGATGGATCCTCCATACGAGTTGAAGTCGGATTACGACAATGCTATTTCAACTCTGGTAAAGGCCCATAAGCGCTTCGCTACAGGTGTTTTTGCGCTTTGGTATCCAGTGGTCGAGCGGGAGCGAGTGCATCGTATGGAGGCGGCTTTGATAAAGTCTGGCATACGTAATATCCAATTATTTGAACTGGGTATCGGTTCTGACACGTTAGAACATGGTATGACTTCTTCTGGGATGATAGTAATTAATCCACCTTGGACGCTAAAGGCCGAACTGGATAAGCTATTACCATATTTGGCCAGCACTTTATCGGCAGAAGGAGTATGGCGAAGCGAGGTGTTAGTGCAGGAGTAA
- a CDS encoding putative solute-binding protein, producing the protein MSAKTFLTILLGTLLGVSQVYAATSSDDLAGKRLDKLETTVMNPNLPLEKRIRALRKLYSDQFVNGKIDRTFCIWDPLGKSGPIASAADDQKLRSLHYGMDLTIIAYQDEKKLVDELRSGDVCDAALISGGSALEFNRFSGTIESMGGLPERQHLQLLMQVLASPKMADRLTGDEYVFLGLATIGGTYAFMGDRSQRSLMSLKNRKLAISEDDPAMAAIASSIRADAVPGSMMASVQTFADGETSSMISSIIAYLVMGSGQVSPNIGILREPLAQSTVQLIGRLDKFPAGLAQILREDFLFKFENYARRVDKEQAIIPENFWIDMNEADKAKQEIMLRDVRLKLRDQGVYDPAMLRLERKIRCKFAPGRDECTNPVE; encoded by the coding sequence ATGAGCGCCAAGACATTTCTCACCATACTACTGGGTACTTTGTTGGGGGTATCTCAAGTGTACGCCGCTACGTCGTCAGACGATTTAGCCGGTAAACGCCTTGATAAACTCGAAACAACGGTAATGAACCCTAATTTGCCGCTGGAAAAGCGTATTCGTGCGTTACGCAAGTTATATTCTGATCAGTTTGTGAACGGAAAGATTGATCGCACTTTCTGTATCTGGGATCCGCTCGGCAAGTCAGGCCCAATCGCCTCTGCTGCAGATGATCAAAAGCTTCGTTCTTTGCATTATGGTATGGATCTAACGATTATTGCTTACCAAGACGAGAAGAAGCTGGTCGATGAACTGCGTTCTGGCGATGTGTGCGACGCAGCACTCATCAGTGGTGGCAGTGCTCTCGAATTTAATCGTTTTTCCGGCACTATCGAATCAATGGGGGGGTTGCCTGAACGTCAACATCTTCAGTTGTTAATGCAGGTTTTGGCCAGCCCTAAAATGGCTGATCGCCTAACTGGTGATGAGTATGTGTTCTTGGGCTTGGCGACTATCGGCGGTACTTATGCGTTTATGGGTGATCGCTCGCAACGTAGTTTGATGTCACTGAAAAATCGTAAATTAGCGATCTCGGAAGATGACCCTGCAATGGCGGCTATCGCATCTTCAATTCGAGCGGATGCCGTACCGGGTAGCATGATGGCTTCCGTGCAGACATTTGCCGATGGCGAAACATCATCAATGATTTCATCAATTATTGCTTACTTAGTAATGGGTAGCGGGCAGGTGAGTCCTAACATTGGTATTTTGCGTGAGCCTCTTGCTCAGTCAACGGTACAGCTAATTGGTCGTTTGGATAAGTTTCCTGCTGGTTTAGCGCAGATTCTGCGAGAAGACTTCCTGTTTAAATTCGAAAACTACGCGCGTCGCGTGGACAAAGAACAGGCCATTATTCCTGAGAATTTCTGGATCGACATGAATGAAGCGGATAAGGCAAAACAAGAAATAATGTTGCGCGATGTTCGTCTCAAGTTGCGTGATCAAGGCGTTTATGATCCTGCGATGTTACGTTTAGAGCGTAAAATTCGTTGTAAGTTTGCACCGGGCCGCGATGAGTGTACTAATCCGGTAGAATAA
- the nhaR gene encoding transcriptional activator NhaR, with protein MKRLNYKHLQYFHTVAELASVQAAAEKLNVTPQTISGQLRTLEDELGTPLFQKSGRGLELTDTGRLVLDYSRDIFRLGDELQEVLQLGVSLRPMELRVGIVDALPKSIAHKLLAPVLASAEPMRLICREEQMTALLGELAVHRLDVVLADSPMPAGMNVKCFNHLLGQSSIACFATSNLHNGNQSFPECLNNSPVLLPTDSSSALRTNLLSWFQRRELTVRVAGEFDDSALMKAFGSQGHGYFFAPAVIADEICQRYKVIKIGIIAELKQEFYAIAAERKVTHSAVREMTERAQSGRLWSDITPQPD; from the coding sequence ATGAAACGTCTCAACTACAAGCATTTGCAGTATTTTCATACTGTAGCAGAGCTCGCTAGCGTTCAAGCCGCGGCTGAAAAATTGAACGTTACGCCACAAACCATAAGCGGACAACTGCGTACTCTAGAAGATGAGCTGGGCACACCGCTTTTTCAAAAATCTGGTCGAGGCCTAGAACTCACCGATACGGGACGCCTCGTACTTGATTACAGCCGCGACATTTTCCGTCTTGGAGATGAGCTGCAAGAGGTACTGCAACTCGGCGTCAGCCTTCGCCCGATGGAATTACGTGTAGGCATTGTCGATGCCCTGCCAAAATCCATCGCACATAAACTGTTGGCTCCAGTACTAGCATCCGCTGAGCCGATGCGTCTGATATGTCGCGAAGAGCAAATGACAGCACTGCTTGGGGAGCTGGCGGTACACAGACTCGACGTTGTTCTGGCTGATAGCCCAATGCCAGCTGGTATGAATGTAAAATGCTTCAATCATCTTCTAGGGCAAAGCTCTATTGCGTGCTTCGCAACCTCGAATCTTCATAACGGCAACCAGAGCTTTCCGGAATGCCTAAACAATTCACCCGTCCTTCTACCTACCGACTCATCATCCGCTTTGCGAACCAACTTACTTAGCTGGTTCCAACGCCGCGAACTCACCGTCAGAGTTGCGGGCGAGTTTGATGATTCCGCTCTAATGAAAGCTTTTGGTAGCCAAGGACACGGCTATTTCTTCGCACCTGCAGTGATTGCAGATGAAATTTGCCAGCGTTATAAAGTAATTAAAATCGGAATAATTGCCGAACTTAAACAAGAGTTCTACGCCATCGCGGCAGAAAGAAAGGTAACGCACAGTGCTGTTAGGGAAATGACGGAACGCGCTCAAAGCGGAAGATTGTGGAGTGATATCACTCCACAACCTGACTAA
- a CDS encoding Bax inhibitor-1/YccA family protein, with the protein MNRPDYLNSDKPQSVAQVASVSPVESYQETQVNRPEYAVDGAKVLRNTYALLAMTLIFSAGTAALSMAFNLPHPGIIITLVGFYGLLFAIEKTKNSGMGIVLTFALTGFMGLTLGPIVSMYAKLPGGTATIATALGLTGLIFVAMSGWVLSTGKDLSNMGKTLMVGILVAFGLGIANIFIGLPMISLAVSAMFIVLMSGMIAYQTSAILHGGETNYISATVTLYVSIYNLFLSLLQILGVMGSDD; encoded by the coding sequence ATGAACCGCCCAGATTATTTAAATTCAGATAAACCTCAGAGTGTCGCTCAAGTGGCTAGCGTTTCTCCGGTGGAATCCTATCAAGAGACGCAGGTAAATCGCCCTGAGTATGCGGTTGATGGCGCAAAAGTATTGCGTAACACCTATGCCTTGTTGGCCATGACTTTGATTTTCAGCGCTGGAACAGCGGCGTTGTCGATGGCGTTTAATTTGCCGCATCCAGGAATCATCATTACCTTGGTTGGTTTCTATGGCTTGTTGTTTGCGATTGAGAAAACCAAAAATAGCGGAATGGGCATCGTGCTTACCTTCGCACTGACTGGATTCATGGGTCTAACTTTAGGTCCTATTGTTTCGATGTACGCTAAGTTGCCAGGTGGTACTGCGACGATTGCAACTGCTTTGGGTCTAACGGGTTTGATCTTCGTTGCTATGTCCGGTTGGGTGCTATCAACTGGTAAAGACCTCAGTAACATGGGTAAGACCTTAATGGTTGGTATCCTAGTTGCCTTTGGCCTAGGTATCGCGAACATCTTTATTGGTCTGCCGATGATCTCTCTAGCTGTATCTGCCATGTTCATTGTCTTGATGAGTGGCATGATTGCTTACCAGACAAGTGCAATTTTACATGGTGGTGAAACTAACTACATTTCGGCAACAGTGACCTTGTATGTATCGATCTACAACCTGTTCCTGAGCTTATTGCAGATTCTGGGTGTGATGGGCTCAGACGATTGA
- a CDS encoding DUF6482 family protein, whose protein sequence is MITIKQLRAVPIISKVIIHSLDMSLYQVSVLLDGAEHYVTDDKGVLLRSFKILELQALFESLPVEQMVLRQQSAYDEMINQPMRQGSNMLEVPLGNNRLGSAPQILH, encoded by the coding sequence ATGATAACTATCAAGCAATTACGTGCCGTGCCAATAATTTCTAAGGTGATTATCCACTCTCTTGATATGAGTCTCTATCAAGTTTCTGTTTTACTTGATGGTGCGGAACATTACGTGACCGACGACAAGGGTGTGCTGCTACGTAGCTTTAAAATATTGGAATTGCAGGCGTTATTTGAGTCGTTACCGGTCGAGCAAATGGTGTTGCGTCAGCAGAGTGCATACGACGAAATGATTAATCAACCTATGCGTCAGGGCAGTAACATGCTTGAGGTGCCTTTGGGTAACAATCGTTTAGGCTCGGCACCGCAAATATTGCATTGA
- a CDS encoding NAD(P)-dependent oxidoreductase, which produces MKAVILDADTMGSDINWEPIANAVTTLNIYDRTSPAELLDRVKDIDLVITNKVVISAAVMANLKGIFVLATGTNNIDLVEARQRNIPVFNVANYGTQSVAQHTLMLILALAARLPLYQRDIAKGAWNLSKNFCLMTHATSELFGKKLVIVGQGTLGKAVAKLAEAFGVSVVFTARPGTAESRRPSFNEAIKTADIISFHCPLTDDTHHLLNKENIHLLKRDCLVVNCSRGGVIDEIIVLNALVQKNIAGLAVDVLPVEPPLNGHPLLDALDVSCVPLNLIVTPHNAWISPEARQTIVNLTAANIHDLVNSHS; this is translated from the coding sequence ATGAAGGCGGTAATTCTGGATGCCGATACGATGGGCTCAGATATTAATTGGGAGCCAATTGCTAATGCAGTGACGACATTAAATATTTACGATAGAACGTCACCTGCTGAGTTGCTAGATAGAGTTAAAGATATTGATTTAGTCATTACCAATAAAGTTGTAATTTCTGCTGCGGTTATGGCGAATCTTAAAGGGATTTTCGTGTTGGCAACAGGCACTAATAATATTGATCTTGTTGAAGCAAGACAAAGAAATATTCCCGTGTTTAATGTTGCGAATTATGGTACTCAGTCTGTCGCTCAGCATACGCTCATGTTGATTCTTGCATTGGCTGCTCGGTTGCCTTTGTATCAGCGCGACATTGCTAAAGGGGCCTGGAATTTAAGCAAGAATTTTTGTTTGATGACGCACGCAACGAGTGAATTGTTTGGTAAGAAATTAGTTATTGTAGGGCAGGGGACGCTTGGTAAAGCGGTCGCTAAATTAGCTGAAGCATTCGGAGTGAGTGTTGTTTTTACAGCTCGGCCGGGGACTGCCGAGAGTCGTCGCCCCTCATTTAATGAAGCAATAAAAACGGCGGATATTATTAGTTTTCATTGTCCGCTGACAGATGATACGCACCACTTGCTTAATAAAGAAAATATTCACTTATTAAAACGAGATTGTTTAGTTGTTAATTGCTCTCGCGGAGGCGTAATTGACGAAATAATTGTTTTGAATGCTTTGGTTCAGAAAAATATCGCCGGTCTAGCGGTTGATGTCTTACCGGTTGAACCACCATTAAATGGTCATCCCTTGTTAGATGCTTTGGATGTTAGTTGTGTGCCGCTAAATCTTATTGTTACTCCCCATAATGCTTGGATCAGTCCTGAGGCGCGCCAAACTATAGTGAATCTAACCGCCGCGAATATTCATGACTTGGTTAATTCTCATTCTTAG